A stretch of DNA from Lotus japonicus ecotype B-129 chromosome 4, LjGifu_v1.2:
TTTAATGCGGAACAGAACGGGACAAAAAGCTCTAGGAACGGGACATTTAGGTTCCTAAAAAAAGGTGGAACGGAagagaacagaacagaacacataattaaaatattttacggTGACAAAATTGCCCTCTAGGTCTATTGCGTTAGAAACGCTTCTCTATCATTCTCGTTCTCCTCAAAATCAATTGACGTCTTCTGCGGCTGCTGCGACTTCAATCTTCTCAATCGATTTTCTCACTCCATCGAAGGTATTCCAAAAACTCCACCGTTCTCGAAATTGTTTTGCTATGTACCCACATGATGCTATGATACATCTTCTTGCCATTACTTTTTGGTTTTTAGGTGTTCATGTCTGAATCACtattttttacaattgattccatcattttctttcttGACCACAACTCACGTGATGCTATTGTTAATATCTCACCTCTCATACTATTGTTTTATCACCAATCACCCACTAAAAAATTAAGTAGCAGTATCATATTTGATTATAATCACTTGGGCGAGAGAGGCATTTTCACTCTTCAGCGGCGATAGTGTGACACCATCACCCACCATTGGTTATAATCACTTGTAAAAAATTTAGGTATCACGTGGTTAGCTTATTTGGTTAAATTATATTCattattttacaattttatgTGAACATACCAGTTCAAAAAAATTTTTTATGTGATCATACTGCTACAATCACAGAAAGCTAATTAACTTGCATGAGATGATAAATTAAGCACAATTAAATTGCATGATATTACTTTCTTTTGTGTAAATTATATTCcctaatttcttttatttttcacaaTAGGCACCTTAATAAGGGAGGCCAGGAAATGGCAATGGTGGCTAACAACTTTGCACCTCAAAACCGAGAGCATCACTTGGTTGCAGATGAACTTAAGAAGCTTAATTTAACACATGCTGATCGTATTGAAGCCACTATTAAGATAGCAAAATGTCCTACACTTATAGGGTTGTTTCTCAAGATGGAAGGAGAGGACAGGGATGAATTCGTTAATAAGGTGCTCAAGGATTGAAACTAGATGCTACCAAGAAAGACATATTTATCAGTTTTGGTTATGTTTTTTGGTTCAAAGATACATTGTTAGGGTGTTTTGGTTTACCTCttatttaagtttttattttatttggatGACATTAGAACAATATTTGTTGTTATGATATTTTGTGGATGAATATGAATTTCTCTTCGATGATTTTTTCCAGGAAAATAAGGCACTGTTGTCATTTAAAAATAGTTAGAAATAAAGTTAGTTAACTTAGCACTTGTTAAAATTAGTTACAGTATCAACAATTGATAATAACtcataatttttataaattttgacgtcaatttataattttatcagTAGTCTTGTTTTTGAATAAATTTCTACaatgatttttaaattttatacggttgttataaattaatatataatcaaaatattttaattagttaatcCATATGCTTTATAAAACATTAAACATGACAAgggtatatatgtaattaacaTTATGGTTATGTTCTGTGAAACATGCACCAAACATGAAACAGGATCTAATTGTCCTGTTCTGTGTATGTTTACCAAACACGGTGTacagaacattattgtcctATTCCGTCTTGTTCTGTTCTGTTCCGTCCTGTTCTGTCCCgttaccaaacgctaccttaaaGTTTCATATAACAATGATACATAGATTGTCTGACATAAACTAAGAGAAACAAATTGTCTGACATAAACTACGATAAACAAATTGTCTGACATAATTGCCACACACAAATCTTTTCAAAACCCTTCAACTTTAAAAGGAATTTAACCaacttcttctttttcattcaCATGTTTAACATCAATCCAACTTCGATCTACTTCTTAGGTACAACCAAACAAGTTAAGCATTAATCAATGTATCTGCAATGGAATTGAATTTAGCAAAGAAATAACACAACACCATACAAACCGAGGTAAATTGAATACAACCATCATAAAAGGTTCATACCACAATGTGTTTGATTTGCGATTATGACCAGCCACACCGCAAATACACAAGTATTTTCTTGTGCTTGTTAGACAAACCCGAAGAAAATTATAGACTTAATACTATTGTATTCAGAATGAACATGCCATTTACAATGATCTTTAAGGCTAAATATATGCGAGCTCTTCTATCCCAAACACAACCACTCATTTATCACATAACTAACAAGTCTTGTGATCTGGGGATTCAGACAACAACATTATCAATATAATATCTCAAATATTGTTCAACATACAAGATTTAGACTAACTAAGATTTGTGAATCACCGAAGACTAGAGGCCTCCGCAAGAAATGAGATCGACAAATACATGAGGTCACCAAAGATTGTCAACATGAGATCGCCCATGAGGTCTTTGGAAGATCAGGTCGCCTCGTGCCCATCAGTCCAATTTCTTCGATTCATTCATTAATAATAAAGTCCAATCAAATGACCATTAATTCAGGTCTCCACAACCCATTAGACCCTTCACTTGAGGTATAAAGGTGAAATATGTTTTTTCTCACCATCATCCCTATCCCTATCTAGGAAAAAAATAACTATTCAATTCAAAAGGATAACAAAACATCTCTAGATCATCATGGAGAAAAatcctaaaattaaaattaaaataaaaataaaaatatgagacCCTGAAATGATGTTTGTGCCATTAACCTTTCAAGTCGGTTTATAAAATATCCCTGAGCTTACCAATCAATCGGAATCAAATCCCTTGCGTTGTGTTGAGCATTGCTCATATCAAATTTCCCCAATTCCCAATTCTGAAACCCTAATTCGTTTCATTCTAGGGATTCATGGCAGACCcaccttcctcctcctcctcccatCACACATACTCCTCCAACGCCTCTTACTTCCCCCCGCCCTTCCACCTCCAGCAACCCGCCGCCCACTACGACTACTCAGTCGCGTACGCTCCAGCACCGCCGGTCCAACCCCCTCCCGTCGCGTACCAGTACCCACAGGCGGCGCAGCAGTTCCAGCGCGACGCGCAGCAGCTCTTCCAGCGCGATGCGCAGACGATTACGCCGGAAGCCTTGGAGAGCGTGAAGGCCGCGATCGCCAACAGCGACATCGAGCACAAGGCGGACGGATCCAAGAAGAAGGCGGTTCCCCGGAAGGCCGCCGGGCAGACGTGGGAGGATCCGTCGCTGGCGGAGTGGCCGGAGAATGATCACCGGCTCTTCTGCGGCGACCTCGGGAATGAGGTGAACGACGACGTTTTGTCGAAAGCGTTCTCGCGGTTCCCTTCGTTTAACATGGCTAGGGTTGTCAGAGACAAGCGCTCTGGGAAGACGAAAGGGTATGGGTTCGTGAGCTTCGCTGATCCATTGGATCTCGCCGTCGCGCTCAAAGAGATGAGTGGGAAATACGTTGGGAATCGACCTATCAAGCTTACCAAGAGCAAGTGGAGGGAGAGAACGGATTACGATGCGGCGGAGAAGCAGAAGAAGCAATCCAAGAAGAAATTCAAGGCTTCCAGGGTGGGGGTGTTGCATTCTTGAGATGAGTAAGGCAAAATTGAACAACTTGGCTCTCATTGCACTATCATTATCTCTGTGAATTATGTAGTTCGTATCGTTTTCGATTCTcccatttttattttgtaatttacTTTGGTATGTTTTGGTTTGTGTGTGCAATTTGCTGACTTCTCTTTTGAACAAATTGAGTTACCATGCAATAGGTATGTGAAATATTTGGTCTTTTTGGTCGGTTCGAAGTTTGTCCTTGTTATTTTCAGTTTCTTTTCGCTAAGGGGGCGTCGCTGACATTTGAAAATCCACTTAGGTGAAGTGTTTGGAACTCAGGAATGTGGTTTGTTATCATGTTTTAGTTTGAATTAAAGGTTTTTTCAAACTTTTTCCCTGATTTAGGCGATGATAACTTCAGTTAGTTATGTTGTACATTGAGGTTACTTTGTGATTTGTCTAATGAAGACCCTATTCTATGGCTGCTTAGGATGCATGATCTCTGATTGCTTTTAAAATCTTGTCCCCGCCCGTTCCTCGGTTTTGTTCTACATAATTCATGTGCAACTGCAGCCTCCTTTTATTGGGTTGTTTAGTCGTTTGAGGTGGTTAATGTGTTAAAGCCTCTTCAAATTCAGCTGGCTTTAGTAATTGTTGGTAGTTTCGGAAAAAGTTGCAGATATTTTCTAGTGATGGGATGAATGAGAAAGTGAGGTGTGTTGTGAATGAATCATGTGAAAAACTGCACTTCTACCCTTGAAGTACTATACCTCGCCGGGTCTCTACGGGGTGAGTCATATTTAAAGTCTGAATTTTTCTCACGTTAGATGCCTAAACATGGTTGTGAGGGTGTGTTTTAAGGTTCTACATTTATTAGAGATAtgaaaaaataagtttttttaaaaaggaaGTGCAATCCTCACCCTTTAAACCAGCTTTTGGGATAGAGTTTGTTATAGACCTGAGTTCTAAAAAAGATAAAGACAAATGATACTTAATTAGAGTGTCCTCTAAAAGCTAAATCTTTAAAATGGCTCATTTTAGTCATAGTTTCAATAATTAAGAAGGACAAAGACCAGATTGGAATTGGATTGAAAGATCATATCTGTAGAACTAGCATATCATAATTgcattatttttttctcatgaTATACTTGGTATGATCAACTTGCAATTGTGTTTTTTGTAATACTGTGGGATTCAGGGATTCATAGTTGTAGGCACTGGGGTAGCGAACATATTTTTTCAGAACAGAGAAATTGGAAAACATCGGTCATTCTTATTGACATGTAGCATAATAGAGGCTACTGAGCtgtattcttttttttgttaaaaaatttcatcttctaaaGGTCTCAATAATTTTTGTAATATATTCAGTTTACTTACTAAtgagaaatgaaaaataaattagttAATCTCTGGCATTACACTGAGAGAGGTGTGTGTGCTCTTTCAAACTGAGAGAGGTCAAGTCTATCTAGTATAGTGCTTAATATTGATTGGATATACACTCCATCCAGAACTGAAAAAAGTCATAAAACTGATATGAAGTCCATTTGAGGCAGTCACAGTCTTACAAATCTGACGAATTTGGTTTTGTTTTAGGAATTAGATCTTGGCCATAAATGGCATAACATTGTTATCAGGTACTTAAAATTCGACCTAGTCTATAGGGCTTTCAACATATTAAAACTCAGCAGATATGTCTTGAATTCTTTGTGTGGCCTTCACAGAAAATATGATCTTCCACTTTGACAAATTCAAGAATTCATGCCTGAGTTTGTTCATTTGTTATCTTAACCTTCTCTTTGATTTTTGGTTTGGTGTCAATATTCAGTAATGTGGTCCAACGAGGTTACTTATTGGGGAGCTGATCAAAATGTACATTTTCTGTTTCGTGTATGTCGCCATTGCCTGGACGTTTACCATGTGCTATGTGAAATTGTGAGCCGTAGGGTTTATACTTTGTTAAGTGTTTCCTCATGTTTTTTAGTTAAATCTCTTGAAGGTGTTACTGCATTGCATTAGAGTGTTAAAGTGAGTGTTATTAGCATTTTTCTGCTTCTAATTTATACCAAATTTTCCATAAGTTTACAAACCAACTTATAAATCAGGTAAACACACAAGGCAAAAATCTCAGTGCTGGTGAAGCTAAAAATTGTTGGAGAAGCCACCAAAGAACAAAATTTGGTATGGATAGGATTCGTAAAATTTTGTGGCCAAGTAACCCATCCAAACATTTTTATGAGTAAATATTCAATCTAGTGTGAACAGTGATTTTGATAATCAATTAGATCGAGATCTAATTCTCATTATTATATTTCAGAACATGTAATTGGAGATGTTTCGACAATTTTAATAGAGGAAAGAAACTCTCGAA
This window harbors:
- the LOC130713861 gene encoding uncharacterized protein LOC130713861, with translation MADPPSSSSSHHTYSSNASYFPPPFHLQQPAAHYDYSVAYAPAPPVQPPPVAYQYPQAAQQFQRDAQQLFQRDAQTITPEALESVKAAIANSDIEHKADGSKKKAVPRKAAGQTWEDPSLAEWPENDHRLFCGDLGNEVNDDVLSKAFSRFPSFNMARVVRDKRSGKTKGYGFVSFADPLDLAVALKEMSGKYVGNRPIKLTKSKWRERTDYDAAEKQKKQSKKKFKASRVGVLHS